A single window of Dermacentor albipictus isolate Rhodes 1998 colony chromosome 1, USDA_Dalb.pri_finalv2, whole genome shotgun sequence DNA harbors:
- the LOC135911764 gene encoding uncharacterized protein, whose protein sequence is MADIRISFTAGFSELSCGRGANVGMEAAATRWPFDGCSDNGHYNGAGWGAVGFAWREVLPNASALEAGAVCLREATPQKGELPTIYGDVGHRERGTSARSTTSRTYESNQEGHMSRDCPTAHCGGRRGCFRCGEEGHMSRD, encoded by the exons ATGGCTGACATTCGGATCAGTTTCACGGCCGGTTTCTCGGAGCTAAGCTGTGGGCGCGGAGCCAACGTTGGAATGGAAGCAGCAGCCACCCGGTGGCCGTTTG ATGGCTGCTCTGACAATGGCCACTATAATGGCGCAGGTTGGGGCGCCGTGGGATTTGCCTGGCGCGAGGTGCTTCCCAACGCAAGTGCCTTGGAGGCTGGAGCGGTCTGCTTGCGTGAGGCAACCCCACAGAAGGGGGAGCTCCCTACCATCTACGGGGACGTCGGCCATAGGGAGCGTGGCACATCAGCGAGAAGCACCACCAGCCGAACATACGAGAGCAACCAAGAAGGCCATATGAGCCGGGACTGTCCCACTGCTCACTGTGGAGGACGACGAGGATGCTTCAGGTGTGGCGAGGAAGGCCACATGAGTAGGGATTGA